GAAGAACATGGCGTTGAAGACGGTGGTCGCCACGGCGGACACCCCGCCGCCGGGCGCCTTGGTGTACCGGTCGTCGAGGATCATGATGCCGTCGGTGAAGCCGTTGGCCTCGGTGCGCTCCCCGACGGTGCGGTTGAAGCTCCAGGTCTCGTTCGGCTTGACGAGGGAGCCGTTGATGAGTTCCACGGCCCGGCCCACGTTCTGGGTGCGGTAGGCGGCCGGTTCGAAGTCGACGGTGAAGGAGGACAGCTTCTCCGTCACGCCGAGCCGGGCGGCGTTCTCGCGCGTCAGTTCCGGCTGGACGGTGCGCGTGGCGATCTCGCCGGTGCGAGCGGCGCCGGACGCGGTGAGCAGGGGCATGACGGCCTTGCCCAGGGCCTTGGCGGTGACCTCCTGGGCGGGGGTGCCGTCGGCCGTCACCACGGCCTTGTCGCCGCTGGGCCCGAGCCGGGCGTTCTTCGCGGTGGCGGGGAGCGCGGCGAGCGGCTCGGCCACCGCGGGGGCGGCGCGCAGGCCCTTCTCGTCGAGGTGCGGGCGCAGTCGCCCGTCGGCGTCCGGCCGCAGCGACAGGTACGCACCGAGCACATCCGGGCCGACCGTGAAGCGCTGACCGCCGGCGGTGAGCGTGACGGGTGCCGACACGGCGGGTCCGGCGAACTCGCGTACGGCCCGCCGCACCTCGTCCGCCCCGGTCTTCGGCTGGGTCTCGCGACCCGGCAGCACGGTCACCGGATGCTGCTCGGCCCGCTCGAAAGCCGCCCGCAGCGCGTCGACGGAGGCGTCCTGGTCGAGGGTGAACCCCGTGCGCGGCGCGACCTGCCGCACCGTGCCGTCGGCGAACGTGACGGCGCCCTCGCGAGGCGTGTGGTCGCGTGTCTTCGCCAGCTCCGCGACGGCGGAGCGGGCCCTGTCCTCGTCCATCCGGACGACCGGCTCGACGGCGCCGCCCGAACGGAACAGGCCGCCGATCGCGCTGACCGGGTCCAGGCCGCTGATCGCGGCCCGGTCCACGGTCCGCTCGGCGTCGAAGGCGAGCCCGGCCTGCCGCGGCTCGACCGTGTCGGTACGGCCGCCCGCGCGCACGGTGATCTCCCGCGGGCCCGTGGCGGGCAGGCCGTCCTCCAGCTTCCGCACGGCCTCGGCGCGGCTGAGACCTCCGATGTCCACCCCGCGGACGGTCGTGCCGTCCTCGATCTCCCCGCCCGCGACGAGCAGCCCGGCGAGATACAGGCCGCCGACACCGATGGTCAGCGCACCGCCCGCCAGGACGGCGGGCGGGAGCGCGGCTATGTGGGGGAGGGAGGGCTTACGGGGGCGCATGGGTCTCCTGTGAACGGGCAGAGGGCACCCCTTCAAACTACCGACATATGCGCCATGGGTGGAATTGCCCAGGTCACACGTGAGATATCGGACGCCGGTGCGGGGTGCGACACCCGTCCGCGCCCGCGGGCTTTCGGCCCTCGGCGCCCGCACCATCCCGGTGCCCGGTGCCCGGTGCCCGGTGCCCGGTGCCCGGTGCCCGGTGCCCGGTGCCCGGTGCCCGGTGGCGGTCGGCGGTCGGCGGTCAGGCCCGGCGCGGGAGGTACGCGAGGCCGTGCGCGCCCGGCTCGCCCAGCTTGGCGATGTCCAGCCGGGCCAGTCGTTCCAGGGTCTCCAGGTCGACGATGTCGACGGTGGACGAGACGACGCAGGCCACGTAGGCGAGCCGGCCGTCGGGGGAGGACGCGATGGTCAGCGGGAAGAGGCCGACCTCGACGTGGCCCAGCCGCTCACGGGTCCCGGCGTGGAACACGGTGAGGCGGCCCGGCGCCTG
Above is a genomic segment from Streptomyces glaucescens containing:
- a CDS encoding VanW family protein, with protein sequence MRPRKPSLPHIAALPPAVLAGGALTIGVGGLYLAGLLVAGGEIEDGTTVRGVDIGGLSRAEAVRKLEDGLPATGPREITVRAGGRTDTVEPRQAGLAFDAERTVDRAAISGLDPVSAIGGLFRSGGAVEPVVRMDEDRARSAVAELAKTRDHTPREGAVTFADGTVRQVAPRTGFTLDQDASVDALRAAFERAEQHPVTVLPGRETQPKTGADEVRRAVREFAGPAVSAPVTLTAGGQRFTVGPDVLGAYLSLRPDADGRLRPHLDEKGLRAAPAVAEPLAALPATAKNARLGPSGDKAVVTADGTPAQEVTAKALGKAVMPLLTASGAARTGEIATRTVQPELTRENAARLGVTEKLSSFTVDFEPAAYRTQNVGRAVELINGSLVKPNETWSFNRTVGERTEANGFTDGIMILDDRYTKAPGGGVSAVATTVFNAMFFAGVKPVEHGAHSFYIERYPEGREATVAWGSLDLRFTNDTGHALYIEAQSTETSVTVSFLGTKKYDEIKSVKGPRTQVREPERKVRTDEECVPQTPLQGFDVTVQRVFYDGGREVKREPFRTHYTPRDEIVCRSPEETPDASSASNAAGAEQSLLGLAGLGL